A genomic stretch from Serratia entomophila includes:
- a CDS encoding phosphatase has protein sequence MYPVDLHMHTVASTHAYSTLHDYITEAHQKGIKLFAITDHGPDMADAPHYWHFMNMHVWPRLVDGVGILRGIEANIKNLQGDIDCTGPMLNAIDVIIAGFHEPVFAPQDKAAHTEAMIAAMAQGDVHIISHPGNPRYPIDIAAVAAAAAKYEVALELNNSSFTHSRKGSEANCRAIAAAVRDAGGWLALGSDSHIAFSLGGFEHCERIIKEVEFPQERILNVSPRRLLDFLERRGKPAIAELADL, from the coding sequence ATGTACCCCGTTGATTTGCACATGCACACCGTCGCCAGCACCCATGCCTACAGCACGCTGCACGATTACATCACCGAAGCCCATCAGAAGGGTATCAAGCTGTTCGCCATCACCGATCATGGGCCGGACATGGCCGATGCGCCGCACTACTGGCACTTTATGAACATGCACGTATGGCCGCGCCTGGTGGACGGCGTGGGGATCCTGCGCGGCATCGAGGCCAACATCAAAAACCTGCAGGGCGACATCGACTGCACCGGCCCGATGCTGAACGCCATCGACGTGATCATCGCCGGTTTCCACGAGCCGGTGTTTGCACCGCAGGATAAGGCCGCCCATACCGAAGCGATGATCGCCGCGATGGCGCAGGGCGATGTGCACATCATCAGCCACCCGGGCAACCCGCGCTATCCGATCGATATCGCCGCCGTGGCCGCCGCAGCCGCTAAATACGAGGTGGCGCTGGAGCTGAACAACTCGTCGTTCACTCACTCGCGCAAGGGCAGCGAAGCCAACTGCCGGGCGATTGCCGCCGCGGTGCGCGATGCCGGCGGCTGGTTGGCACTGGGGTCGGATTCACACATCGCCTTTTCGCTGGGCGGTTTTGAACACTGCGAGCGCATCATCAAAGAGGTTGAATTCCCGCAGGAACGCATTCTCAACGTCAGCCCGCGGCGTCTGTTGGACTTTCTCGAGCGCCGCGGCAAGCCGGCGATTGCGGAATTGGCCGATTTGTGA
- the ycfP gene encoding alpha/beta hydrolase YcfP, with protein MIIYLHGFDSTSPGNHEKVLQLQFIDPDVRFISYSTRHPRHDMQHLLKEVDKAVQQEGDSHPLICGVGLGGFWAERIGFLCGIRQAIFNPNLYPEEHMHGKIDRPEEYRDIATKCVEDFREKNRDRCLVVLSRHDEVLDSRRSAALLHHYYEIVWDEQQTHKFKNISPHLQRIKAFKSLG; from the coding sequence ATGATTATCTATTTGCACGGCTTCGATTCCACCAGCCCCGGCAATCATGAAAAGGTGTTACAGCTGCAGTTCATCGATCCGGACGTGCGTTTTATCAGCTACAGCACCCGGCATCCGCGCCACGACATGCAGCATCTGTTGAAAGAGGTGGACAAGGCGGTGCAGCAGGAGGGGGATAGCCATCCGCTGATCTGCGGGGTGGGGCTCGGTGGCTTCTGGGCCGAGCGTATCGGCTTTTTGTGCGGCATTCGCCAGGCTATCTTCAACCCTAACCTGTACCCCGAAGAGCATATGCACGGCAAGATAGACCGGCCGGAGGAGTATCGCGATATCGCCACCAAGTGCGTCGAGGACTTCCGCGAGAAAAACCGCGATCGTTGCCTGGTGGTGCTGTCGCGCCATGATGAAGTGTTGGACAGCCGGCGCAGCGCTGCGTTGCTGCATCATTATTATGAAATCGTCTGGGATGAGCAGCAGACCCACAAGTTCAAAAACATCTCGCCGCATCTGCAGCGCATCAAGGCGTTCAAGAGCCTGGGTTAA
- the sdeB gene encoding multidrug efflux RND transporter permease subunit SdeB, which produces MDFSRFFIDRPIFAAVLSILIFVGGVIAIPLLPISEYPDVVPPSVQVRAEYPGANPKEIAETVATPLEEAINGVENMMYMKSVAGSDGVLVTTVTFRPGTDPDQAQVQVQNRVAQAEARLPEDVRRQGITTQKQSPALTLVVHLVSPSGKYDSLYLRNYATLKVKDELARLPGVGQVQIFGAGEYAMRIWLDPNKVAARGLTASDVVSAMQEQNVQVSAGQLGAEPMPTRSDYLLSINARGRLQTEEEFGDIILKSGDNGEIVRLRDVARIEMGSGSYALRAQLNNKDAVGIGIFQAPGANAIALSDAVRGKMAELATRFPDGMSWKSPYDPTVFVRDSIRAVVDTLLEAVILVVLVVILFLQTWRASIIPLLAVPISIVGTFAALYLLGFSLNTLSLFGLVLAIGIVVDDAIVVVENVERNIEEGLSPLAAAHQAMREVSGPIIAIAVVLCAVFVPMAFLSGVTGQFYKQFAVTIAISTVISAINSLTLSPALAALLLKPHGAPKDVPTRLIDRLFGWLFRPFNRFFASSSQRYQRGVSRVLGRRGAVFAVYLLLLCAAGVMFKTVPGGFIPTQDKLYLIGGVKMPEGASLERTDAVIRKMSAIGLSVEGVTDAVAFPGLNALQFTNTPNTGTVFFALESLSTRTRSAAQINAEINARISQIQEGFAFSIMPPPILGIGQGSGYSLYVQDRAGLGYGALQTAVNTLSGAIMQTPGMGFPISSYQANVPQLDAKIDRDKAKAQGVPLNALFSTLQTYLGSSYINDFNRYGRTWKVMAQADGQFRDSVEDIANLRTRNDKGEMVPIGSMVSIGTTYGPDPVIRYNGFPAADLIGDADPRVLSSSQAMSALTQMAGKLLPNGMNIQWTDLSYQQSTQGNAALVVFPVAVLLAFLALAALYESWTLPLAVILIVPMTMLSALFGVWLTGGDNNVFVQVGLVVLMGLACKNAILIVEFARELEMQGKGIVEAALEACRLRLRPIVMTSIAFIAGTIPLILGHGAGAEVRGVTGITVFSGMLGVTLFGLFLTPVFYVTLRRMVARKAQQRPA; this is translated from the coding sequence ATGGACTTTTCCCGTTTTTTCATCGACCGGCCGATTTTCGCCGCGGTCCTGTCGATCCTGATTTTTGTCGGTGGGGTGATCGCCATCCCGCTGCTGCCCATCAGCGAGTACCCGGACGTGGTACCGCCCAGCGTGCAGGTGCGCGCCGAATACCCGGGCGCCAACCCGAAGGAGATCGCTGAAACGGTGGCCACGCCGCTGGAAGAAGCGATCAACGGCGTCGAAAACATGATGTACATGAAATCGGTGGCCGGTTCCGACGGCGTACTGGTGACCACCGTGACCTTCCGCCCGGGCACCGATCCCGATCAGGCACAGGTGCAGGTGCAAAACCGCGTGGCGCAGGCCGAGGCGCGCCTGCCGGAAGACGTGCGCCGCCAGGGCATCACCACCCAAAAGCAATCGCCGGCGCTGACGCTGGTGGTGCACCTGGTGTCGCCTTCCGGCAAGTATGATTCGCTGTATCTGCGCAACTACGCCACCCTGAAGGTCAAGGATGAGCTGGCTCGCCTGCCGGGCGTCGGCCAGGTGCAGATCTTCGGCGCCGGCGAGTATGCGATGCGCATTTGGCTGGATCCGAACAAAGTCGCAGCACGCGGGCTGACCGCTTCCGACGTGGTCAGCGCCATGCAGGAACAGAACGTACAGGTTTCCGCCGGCCAGCTGGGCGCCGAACCTATGCCGACCCGCAGTGATTATCTGCTGTCGATCAACGCGCGGGGCCGCCTGCAGACCGAGGAGGAGTTCGGCGATATCATCCTCAAGAGCGGCGACAACGGCGAGATAGTGCGGCTGCGCGACGTGGCGCGCATCGAAATGGGCTCCGGCAGTTACGCGCTGCGCGCCCAGCTCAACAACAAGGATGCGGTAGGCATCGGTATTTTCCAGGCGCCGGGCGCCAACGCCATCGCGCTGTCGGATGCAGTGCGCGGCAAGATGGCAGAACTGGCCACCCGTTTCCCGGACGGCATGAGCTGGAAATCCCCTTATGATCCCACGGTATTCGTGCGCGATTCGATCCGCGCAGTGGTGGATACCCTGCTCGAAGCGGTGATCCTGGTGGTGCTGGTGGTGATTCTGTTCCTGCAAACCTGGCGCGCCTCGATCATCCCACTGCTGGCGGTGCCTATTTCCATCGTCGGCACCTTCGCCGCGCTGTACCTGCTCGGGTTCTCGCTCAATACGCTGAGCCTGTTCGGACTGGTGTTGGCGATCGGTATCGTGGTGGACGACGCCATCGTGGTGGTGGAAAACGTCGAACGCAATATCGAAGAAGGGCTATCGCCGCTGGCGGCGGCGCATCAGGCGATGCGCGAGGTCTCCGGGCCGATTATCGCCATCGCCGTGGTGCTGTGCGCGGTGTTCGTGCCGATGGCGTTCCTGTCCGGCGTCACCGGCCAATTCTACAAGCAGTTCGCCGTCACCATCGCCATTTCGACGGTGATCTCCGCCATCAACTCGCTGACCCTGTCGCCGGCGCTGGCCGCCCTGCTGCTGAAGCCGCACGGCGCGCCGAAAGATGTGCCGACGCGCCTGATCGATCGGCTGTTCGGCTGGTTGTTCCGCCCGTTCAACCGCTTCTTCGCCAGCAGCTCCCAGCGCTACCAGCGCGGAGTTTCCCGCGTGCTGGGCCGCCGCGGCGCGGTATTCGCGGTGTATCTGCTGCTGCTGTGCGCCGCCGGCGTGATGTTCAAAACCGTGCCGGGCGGCTTTATCCCCACCCAGGATAAGCTGTACCTGATCGGCGGCGTCAAGATGCCGGAAGGCGCGTCGCTGGAGCGCACCGATGCGGTGATCCGCAAAATGAGCGCCATCGGCCTGAGCGTCGAGGGCGTTACGGATGCGGTGGCCTTCCCGGGCCTGAACGCGCTGCAGTTCACCAACACGCCGAATACCGGCACGGTATTTTTCGCGTTGGAATCGCTGAGCACCCGTACCCGCAGCGCGGCGCAAATCAACGCCGAGATCAACGCGCGCATTTCGCAGATCCAGGAAGGCTTCGCCTTCTCGATCATGCCGCCGCCGATCCTCGGCATCGGCCAGGGATCCGGTTACTCGCTGTACGTGCAGGACCGCGCCGGCCTGGGCTACGGTGCGCTGCAAACGGCAGTCAATACTCTGTCTGGCGCCATCATGCAGACGCCGGGCATGGGGTTCCCGATCTCGTCTTATCAGGCCAACGTGCCGCAGCTGGATGCAAAGATCGATCGCGACAAGGCCAAGGCGCAGGGGGTGCCGCTCAACGCGCTGTTCAGCACCCTGCAGACTTACCTGGGTTCGTCCTACATCAACGACTTCAACCGCTACGGCCGCACCTGGAAGGTGATGGCGCAGGCCGACGGCCAGTTCCGCGACAGCGTCGAGGACATCGCCAACCTGCGCACCCGTAATGATAAAGGCGAAATGGTGCCGATCGGCAGCATGGTCAGCATCGGCACCACCTACGGCCCCGATCCGGTGATCCGCTATAACGGCTTCCCGGCGGCGGACCTGATTGGCGATGCCGATCCGCGCGTGCTGTCCTCTTCACAGGCGATGAGCGCACTGACGCAGATGGCCGGCAAACTGCTGCCAAACGGCATGAACATTCAGTGGACCGATCTGAGCTACCAGCAGTCGACCCAGGGCAACGCGGCGTTGGTGGTGTTCCCGGTGGCGGTGCTGCTGGCGTTTCTGGCGCTGGCGGCGCTGTATGAAAGCTGGACGCTGCCGTTGGCGGTGATCCTGATCGTGCCGATGACCATGCTTTCGGCGCTGTTCGGCGTGTGGCTGACCGGCGGCGACAACAACGTGTTTGTGCAGGTTGGGCTGGTGGTGCTGATGGGGTTGGCCTGTAAGAACGCCATCCTGATCGTCGAGTTCGCCCGCGAGCTGGAAATGCAGGGCAAAGGTATCGTCGAAGCGGCGCTGGAAGCCTGCCGCCTGCGTTTACGCCCGATAGTGATGACCTCCATCGCCTTTATCGCCGGTACCATACCGCTGATCCTGGGGCATGGCGCCGGCGCGGAAGTGCGCGGCGTTACCGGCATTACGGTGTTCTCCGGCATGTTGGGCGTGACGCTGTTCGGGCTGTTCCTGACGCCGGTGTTCTACGTCACGTTGCGGCGCATGGTTGCGCGCAAAGCACAGCAACGGCCGGCGTAA
- a CDS encoding NAD(P)/FAD-dependent oxidoreductase — translation MTTPKKKIVIVGGGAGGLELATSLGRKLGRKNKAEITLVDRNHSHLWKPLLHEVATGSLDDGVDALSYLAHARNHHFSFQLGSLTNINRETQTLQLAQICDEQGGELVPARELPYDILVMALGSTSNDFGTPGVKENCIFLDNPHQARRFHNEMLNLFLKFSAQPGQKERVNIAIVGGGATGVELSAELHNAVKQLHSYGFEGLDNSALNVTLVEAGERILPALPPRISAAAHQELNKLGVRVLTNTMVTSADAKGLNTKGGEFIDADLMVWAAGIKAPDFMKDIGGLETNRINQLVVEPTLQSTRDPNIFAIGDCASCPKEGGGFVPPRAQSAHQMASRCFTNILALMNGQTLKPYVYKDHGSLVSLSRFSTVGSLMGNLMRGSMMVEGRIARFVYISLYRMHQVALHGYIKTGLMMLVGGINRVIRPRLKMH, via the coding sequence TTGACAACGCCAAAGAAAAAAATCGTCATTGTCGGCGGCGGCGCCGGCGGCCTGGAGCTGGCGACCAGCCTGGGGCGCAAGCTCGGCCGCAAGAACAAAGCGGAAATCACCTTGGTGGACCGCAACCACAGCCACCTGTGGAAACCGCTGCTGCACGAAGTCGCCACCGGTTCCCTCGACGACGGTGTGGACGCGCTAAGCTATCTGGCGCATGCGCGCAACCATCACTTCAGCTTCCAGCTGGGTTCGCTGACCAACATCAATCGCGAGACGCAAACGCTGCAGCTGGCGCAAATCTGCGACGAGCAGGGCGGCGAACTGGTGCCGGCGCGCGAACTGCCTTACGACATCCTGGTGATGGCGCTGGGCAGCACGTCGAACGACTTTGGTACGCCGGGCGTGAAGGAAAACTGCATCTTCCTGGACAACCCGCATCAGGCGCGCCGTTTCCACAACGAAATGCTTAACCTGTTCCTCAAGTTCTCGGCGCAGCCGGGGCAGAAAGAACGGGTGAACATCGCCATCGTCGGCGGCGGCGCTACCGGCGTTGAGCTGTCGGCAGAGCTGCATAACGCGGTGAAACAGCTGCACAGCTACGGTTTTGAAGGCCTGGACAACAGCGCGCTGAACGTGACGCTGGTCGAAGCCGGTGAACGCATTCTGCCGGCGCTGCCGCCGCGCATTTCCGCCGCGGCGCACCAGGAGCTGAACAAGCTCGGCGTGCGGGTGCTGACCAACACCATGGTCACCAGCGCCGACGCCAAGGGCCTGAACACCAAGGGCGGCGAGTTTATCGACGCCGATCTGATGGTATGGGCGGCCGGCATCAAAGCGCCGGACTTTATGAAGGACATCGGCGGGTTGGAAACCAACCGCATCAACCAACTGGTGGTTGAACCGACCTTGCAGAGCACGCGGGATCCGAACATTTTCGCTATCGGCGACTGCGCCTCCTGCCCGAAAGAGGGCGGCGGTTTTGTGCCGCCGCGCGCTCAGTCGGCGCACCAGATGGCCTCACGCTGCTTCACCAACATTCTGGCGCTGATGAACGGCCAGACGCTGAAGCCTTACGTGTACAAAGACCACGGTTCGCTGGTGTCGCTTTCCCGCTTCAGCACCGTCGGCAGCCTGATGGGCAACCTGATGCGCGGTTCGATGATGGTCGAAGGGCGCATTGCGCGCTTCGTCTACATCTCGCTGTACCGCATGCACCAGGTGGCGCTGCACGGCTATATCAAAACCGGCCTGATGATGCTGGTGGGCGGCATTAACCGGGTGATCCGCCCGCGCCTGAAAATGCACTAA
- a CDS encoding peptide MFS transporter, producing MPAPKPRHAIPPGAGALFFIQIFATLGFAVLYSTLVLYATKRLGFSESNANAMMGVFGAFNYGLHMFGGYLGGRFLSNRNLFVLGMVLQVIGCALIAVAGVWGLYWGLAMFLTGSGLNVTCINMMLTQRFKPDDDRRESAFLWNYAGMNLGFFVGFTVAGYFQLSENYRALFLFATLGNAAAIIVAVSRWRILVDLNTPLHDASRAQYRWRMLVGLAVLVALVPIIRVMLTHAEFSGHFVIGLGALIFLMLCAVTLRHHPRGERRRMTAYLILALGALVFWTLYQLAPMGLMLFSEHNIDLNVYGMRVAPQWLQNINTLVIVVGGPLLAWWFNRLRARGCNIDIPMQFSGSLFCIGLGMLVLPLGISLAGGDGLVAFKWIVISYVLQSIGELMLSPIGYAMIGKLAPPRYQGVMMGCWMMVTGVASVLAGYVSGLMPENSGSTPLQTNPGYSEVFSALGWGAAGVGVVMLILIPLLRRLIRRDEPVGA from the coding sequence ATGCCGGCGCCCAAGCCGCGCCATGCCATCCCCCCGGGCGCCGGGGCGTTGTTCTTCATCCAGATTTTCGCCACCCTCGGTTTCGCCGTGCTGTATTCCACCTTGGTGCTCTACGCCACCAAGCGGCTGGGGTTCAGCGAAAGCAACGCCAACGCCATGATGGGCGTGTTCGGTGCCTTCAACTATGGTCTGCATATGTTTGGCGGTTACCTCGGCGGCCGCTTCCTGAGCAACCGTAACCTGTTTGTGCTGGGCATGGTGCTGCAGGTGATCGGCTGCGCGCTGATCGCCGTAGCGGGCGTCTGGGGTCTGTACTGGGGGCTGGCGATGTTTCTCACCGGCAGCGGCCTGAACGTTACCTGCATTAATATGATGCTCACCCAGCGTTTCAAACCGGATGACGATCGGCGCGAGTCCGCTTTCCTGTGGAACTACGCCGGCATGAACCTCGGCTTCTTCGTCGGCTTCACCGTGGCCGGCTATTTCCAGTTGAGCGAAAACTACCGCGCGCTGTTCCTGTTTGCCACTTTGGGCAACGCAGCGGCGATTATCGTCGCCGTCAGCCGTTGGCGCATTCTGGTGGACCTCAATACGCCGTTGCACGACGCCAGCCGCGCGCAATACCGTTGGCGCATGTTGGTCGGCCTGGCGGTGCTGGTGGCGCTGGTGCCGATTATTCGTGTGATGCTTACCCACGCCGAATTCAGCGGTCATTTCGTGATTGGCCTCGGTGCGCTGATCTTCCTGATGCTGTGCGCGGTGACGCTGCGCCATCATCCGCGCGGCGAACGCCGCAGAATGACCGCCTACCTGATCCTGGCGCTGGGCGCGTTGGTGTTCTGGACGCTGTATCAGTTAGCGCCGATGGGCCTGATGCTGTTCTCAGAACACAATATCGACCTTAACGTTTACGGCATGCGGGTGGCGCCGCAGTGGCTGCAGAATATCAACACGCTGGTGATCGTGGTGGGCGGCCCGCTGCTGGCCTGGTGGTTCAACCGCCTGCGCGCCCGCGGCTGCAATATCGACATTCCAATGCAGTTTTCCGGTTCGCTGTTCTGCATCGGGCTGGGCATGCTGGTGCTGCCGTTGGGCATCAGCCTGGCCGGCGGCGACGGGCTGGTGGCGTTTAAATGGATCGTTATCAGTTACGTGCTGCAAAGCATCGGCGAGCTGATGCTCTCCCCAATCGGTTACGCGATGATCGGCAAGCTGGCGCCGCCGCGTTATCAGGGCGTGATGATGGGCTGCTGGATGATGGTAACCGGCGTGGCGTCGGTATTGGCAGGCTACGTCTCCGGCCTGATGCCGGAAAACAGCGGCAGCACTCCGCTGCAAACCAACCCGGGCTACAGCGAGGTATTCAGTGCGCTGGGTTGGGGAGCGGCGGGCGTCGGCGTAGTGATGCTGATTTTGATCCCGCTGCTGCGGCGGCTGATCCGGCGCGACGAGCCGGTCGGCGCCTGA
- a CDS encoding helix-turn-helix domain-containing protein — MNTTGFITDLIEWIDNNLEEKLDINRVADRAGYSKWHLQRMFKRQTGYALGEYIRMQKLKVSAERLANSGEPIVSVAISLGFDSQQSFNRSFKRQFGQTPGDWRRALARPQAVMGRTHH, encoded by the coding sequence ATGAACACTACGGGTTTTATTACTGATTTGATCGAGTGGATTGACAACAATCTGGAAGAGAAGCTGGATATCAACAGGGTGGCGGACCGCGCAGGCTACTCCAAATGGCACCTGCAGCGCATGTTCAAACGCCAGACCGGCTATGCGTTAGGGGAGTACATCCGCATGCAGAAGCTGAAGGTATCTGCTGAGCGGTTGGCCAACAGCGGCGAGCCGATTGTCAGCGTGGCGATCTCGCTGGGTTTCGATTCGCAACAGTCGTTTAACCGCAGCTTCAAACGCCAGTTCGGCCAAACGCCGGGCGACTGGCGCCGCGCATTGGCGCGGCCGCAGGCGGTAATGGGGCGAACCCATCACTGA
- a CDS encoding RrF2 family transcriptional regulator: protein MLDFRFPTALQMVLSVAVAEKQGVRSTSAILAAGLEANPSFIRKLMVPLTKDGIIVSTLGRNGSIHLGRPADQITLRDIYLAVIDDKRIWAARPEVPARCLVSANACWYFKSVVNEAEQASLEVLARHTVADSLAELERGDKRACAEYAAAQEAEAAAK from the coding sequence ATGTTAGATTTTCGCTTTCCGACAGCGTTGCAAATGGTCCTTAGCGTCGCCGTAGCTGAGAAGCAGGGCGTGCGCTCAACCAGCGCCATCCTCGCAGCCGGTCTGGAAGCCAACCCCAGCTTTATCCGCAAACTGATGGTGCCGTTGACCAAAGACGGCATTATCGTCTCCACCCTGGGCCGTAACGGTTCGATTCACCTCGGCCGCCCGGCGGATCAGATCACCCTGCGCGACATCTATCTGGCGGTGATCGACGACAAACGCATCTGGGCTGCGCGCCCTGAAGTGCCGGCCCGTTGCCTGGTGAGCGCTAACGCCTGCTGGTATTTCAAGTCAGTGGTGAACGAAGCGGAGCAGGCATCGCTCGAGGTGCTGGCGCGCCATACCGTGGCCGATTCGCTGGCCGAACTGGAGCGGGGCGACAAGCGCGCCTGTGCGGAATACGCCGCGGCTCAAGAGGCGGAAGCCGCCGCCAAATAA
- the ghrA gene encoding glyoxylate/hydroxypyruvate reductase GhrA → MNIIYYHPLFNAQEWLSGIRQRLPQANIREWQPGDDGEADYALVWRPPHQMLANRRQLKGVFALGAGVDAILEQERRHPGTLPAGVPLLRLEDTGMSQQMQEYAMSYVLRYFRRFDEYQLLQQQQEWRPLDPHSLDEFTIGILGAGVLGQSVARKLTAFGFRVRCWSRSAKQIDGVQSFAGEAQRGAFLNGVKLLINLLPNTPETAGILNGRLFAQLAPGAYLINIARGAHLVEDDLLQALEQGQLSAATLDVFAHEPLPQSHAFWRHPRVTITPHIAAITLPQQAMDQIAANIRALEAGQPPAGVVDRQLGY, encoded by the coding sequence ATGAACATCATTTACTACCATCCATTATTCAACGCCCAGGAATGGCTGTCCGGCATCAGGCAGCGCCTGCCGCAGGCCAATATCCGCGAGTGGCAGCCCGGCGACGACGGGGAAGCGGACTACGCGCTGGTGTGGCGCCCGCCACACCAGATGTTGGCCAACCGCCGCCAGCTGAAAGGGGTATTCGCTCTCGGCGCCGGCGTCGACGCCATTCTCGAGCAGGAGCGCCGGCACCCCGGCACGCTGCCGGCCGGCGTGCCGCTGCTGCGCTTGGAAGATACCGGCATGTCGCAGCAAATGCAGGAATATGCCATGAGCTATGTTTTGCGCTATTTCCGCCGCTTCGATGAATACCAACTGTTGCAGCAGCAGCAGGAGTGGCGGCCGCTCGATCCTCACTCACTGGACGAGTTCACCATCGGCATTCTCGGCGCCGGCGTGCTGGGCCAGAGCGTGGCGCGCAAGCTGACGGCATTCGGCTTTCGGGTGCGCTGTTGGAGCCGCAGCGCCAAGCAGATCGACGGCGTGCAGAGCTTTGCCGGCGAGGCGCAGCGCGGGGCCTTCCTAAACGGCGTTAAATTGCTGATCAACCTGTTGCCGAATACGCCGGAAACCGCCGGTATCCTCAATGGCCGCTTGTTCGCGCAGCTGGCGCCGGGCGCTTATCTGATCAACATCGCCCGCGGCGCGCACCTGGTGGAAGACGATCTGCTGCAGGCGCTGGAGCAGGGGCAGCTCAGCGCCGCCACGCTGGACGTGTTCGCCCATGAGCCGCTGCCGCAGAGCCATGCGTTCTGGCGTCATCCGCGTGTCACCATTACCCCGCATATTGCTGCCATCACCTTGCCGCAGCAGGCAATGGATCAGATTGCCGCCAACATTCGCGCGCTGGAGGCAGGGCAGCCGCCGGCGGGCGTCGTCGACCGGCAACTTGGTTACTGA
- a CDS encoding efflux RND transporter periplasmic adaptor subunit: protein MPSQPNSLFNASGRVRAAVLGQRLSGVALLVALLAGCDNSVAHNAAPPPPAVSAANVVIKPISQWDAFNGRIEAVQSVQLRPRVSGYIDRVNYTEGDEVKKGQVLFTIDDRTYRAAREQAQAQLVLARNQAALARSESSRTEKLIGSQAISREVWEQRRSSAAQAQSNVMAAQAQLDMAQLNLDFTRVIAPIDGRASRAMITAGNLVTAGDSASVLTTLVSLDKVYVYFDVDEATFLRYQQQGQRTARLPVKVGLVGEDGYPHQGLVDFTDNQLNAGTGTIRMRALLDNPERRFTPGLFARVQMPGSAAFNAMLIDDKSVMTDQDRKFVYIVDKDGKAQRRDIQVGRVAEGLRIVQKGLSAGDRVIVDGMQKVFMPGMPVDAKTVAMAANTAALN, encoded by the coding sequence ATGCCAAGCCAGCCAAACTCATTGTTCAACGCCAGCGGCCGCGTGCGCGCCGCCGTTCTGGGCCAGCGCCTTTCAGGGGTGGCGCTGCTGGTCGCGCTGCTCGCCGGGTGCGACAACAGCGTGGCCCATAACGCCGCCCCGCCGCCGCCGGCGGTCAGCGCAGCAAATGTGGTGATCAAACCGATCAGCCAATGGGACGCTTTCAACGGCCGGATCGAAGCGGTGCAGAGCGTGCAGCTGCGGCCGCGGGTTTCCGGCTATATCGACCGGGTCAATTACACCGAAGGCGACGAGGTGAAAAAAGGCCAGGTGCTGTTCACCATCGACGATCGCACCTACCGCGCCGCCCGTGAACAAGCGCAGGCGCAGCTGGTGCTGGCGCGCAATCAGGCCGCATTGGCGCGCAGCGAATCCTCGCGCACCGAGAAGCTGATAGGTTCTCAGGCCATCTCCAGAGAGGTATGGGAACAGCGCCGCTCCTCCGCCGCGCAGGCGCAGAGCAATGTCATGGCCGCCCAGGCGCAGCTCGATATGGCGCAGTTGAATCTGGACTTTACCCGGGTAATCGCCCCCATCGATGGCCGCGCCAGCCGCGCGATGATCACCGCCGGCAACCTGGTGACCGCCGGCGACAGCGCCAGCGTGCTCACCACGCTGGTGTCGCTCGACAAGGTCTACGTTTACTTCGACGTGGACGAAGCCACCTTCCTGCGCTACCAGCAACAAGGCCAACGCACTGCCCGGCTGCCGGTAAAGGTTGGGCTGGTGGGTGAAGACGGTTATCCGCATCAGGGCCTGGTGGACTTTACCGACAACCAGCTGAACGCCGGTACCGGCACCATCCGCATGCGCGCCCTGCTCGACAATCCCGAGCGCCGCTTCACGCCGGGGTTGTTCGCTCGGGTACAGATGCCCGGCAGCGCCGCGTTCAACGCCATGTTGATTGACGACAAATCGGTGATGACCGACCAGGACCGCAAGTTCGTGTACATCGTCGATAAAGACGGCAAAGCGCAGCGCCGCGATATCCAGGTGGGCCGCGTGGCCGAAGGGCTGCGCATCGTACAAAAAGGGCTGTCTGCGGGCGATCGGGTGATCGTCGACGGCATGCAGAAGGTATTTATGCCGGGCATGCCGGTCGATGCGAAAACCGTCGCCATGGCCGCCAATACCGCCGCACTCAACTAA
- a CDS encoding glycine zipper 2TM domain-containing protein has protein sequence MNKSMLAGVGIGIAAALGIAAVASLDVFSSGPQFAQVLAATPIKETIKTPRQECRNVTVTHRAPVQDENRIAGSVLGAVAGGVIGHQFGGGRGRDVATVVGALGGGYAGNQVQGAMQNNDVRTSTQQRCRTVYDKSQKMLGYDVTYKIGNQQGKIRMDHDPGTQIPLDKSGQLVLNKA, from the coding sequence GTGAACAAGTCAATGTTAGCCGGTGTTGGGATTGGTATCGCTGCCGCTCTGGGGATCGCCGCGGTAGCTAGCCTGGACGTCTTTTCTTCCGGCCCGCAGTTCGCGCAGGTTCTGGCCGCAACGCCGATTAAAGAAACCATCAAGACGCCGCGTCAGGAGTGTCGCAACGTCACAGTGACGCACCGTGCGCCGGTGCAGGATGAAAACCGTATCGCCGGTTCGGTGCTGGGCGCGGTAGCCGGCGGTGTGATTGGCCACCAGTTCGGTGGCGGCCGCGGCCGCGATGTCGCCACCGTGGTTGGCGCGTTGGGCGGCGGCTATGCCGGCAACCAGGTGCAGGGCGCGATGCAAAACAACGACGTGCGCACCAGCACGCAGCAGCGTTGCAGAACGGTCTACGACAAGTCGCAGAAAATGCTGGGTTATGACGTGACTTACAAAATCGGCAATCAGCAGGGCAAAATCCGTATGGATCACGATCCCGGCACTCAGATCCCGCTGGATAAAAGCGGCCAACTGGTGCTGAATAAAGCCTGA